In Motacilla alba alba isolate MOTALB_02 chromosome 21, Motacilla_alba_V1.0_pri, whole genome shotgun sequence, the following are encoded in one genomic region:
- the TTC34 gene encoding tetratricopeptide repeat protein 34, whose product MSPSELAALLCGEGDERLSQQEFPAATAFYLAAFSCCAPTAVQRVNSMAHALWERVVATLEAWCQGKAQIPQIQSRNLAVVSLSVGIAAIFLSTLIPNNVVASVYELEALLRRGCSEEVVSKCNLLLEANPRGSMELLLLRALARVLSGTQAGTGIVDYVQAFVLHQTEAAAYVCRRQREHLPQVVQAFSDHLSTCQEGSPGCRSSEQWLGECYSFLAAVAPGHAWVCRARAAHLRKTGEFQECVAVCTKALEGFSAENLRGEDILALLLERAAGYFFLGGCTQEMMQDLAAAFAADPAQAMKCFEELFSPCDVEKVEEQARAALEGRFAAYREAVRARAELRGTCGTELLPPVIQTIQLLLHICPGSSRELSVRLADCHLLQGHPGAALDLCEQLLAAEQSTYHNTLLALRGFCSLHSQDHHRALQDFQRVIEHESPHPSSCIKALCGRGLIRISGGSSYLTALDYITACQLKLDETIFTIKSYVPWNQRGLLLKILQEEGQMMLQKKRDAPGVFQLASLLVELDSSDEASQILCADALYQMGRGEEAHKMLSLALSRNPQRAPVLARLALLQLKRGFVYDGNQLLRRLIRIGDSSCLLPVLAIFQDEDRKLLQSHCRWRALAILKGKQEAAAIKEAIAHLSFAILAAGGYAEDCLLTRARCYGRLGQMKTAIFDFNAVLKEDPRNVQALSGRGFVHLSLKQQKEAVQDLISALKVEAGAVIPAILSLKPEAQGLVTGWLLQHGRATLSELVATKDVPGEETLRDLLTMAKALTKIRRAAQHHIFYTDVLMANGRHQEALKHLQEAFGHCPPEDFARARLAVLQLQSRNVAGAAAPLSALARRDENDLAFLLNFVDTKQQQHLAQAAAQEGKVLMKGHDHQQALGYHSLAVLASRASPRYLRRRAACLMHLKKYEKALKDMEIVIQGHGCNSPKTQAGDHCCQGFLLLALAREEAAVQHYMQALQLDEPLALGTITECPGRESLTKVFHKIAQYNFEKQRYEEAWKITDYGLKIDKSSELQKLKARLKREASSCSIH is encoded by the exons ATGTCCCCCTCAGAGCTCGCCGCCCTGCTCTGTGGGGAAGGGGACGAGcgcctctcccagcaggaatttccagcAGCCACCGCTTTCTACCTGGCTGCTTTTAGCTGCTGTGCccccacagcagtgcagagagTGAACTCCATGGCCCACGCGCTCTGGGAGAGAGTGGTGGCCACCTTGGAGGCCTGGTGCCAAGGCAAGGCTCAGATCCCCCAAATCCAGAGCAGGAACCTGGCCGTGGTGTCGCTCAGCGTGGGAATAGCTGCGATTTTCCTCTCCACCCTGATCCCCAACAACGTGGTGGCCTCTGTGTACGAGCTGGAGGCCCTGCTGAGGCGAGGCTGCTCGGAGGAGGTGGTGAGCAAATGCAATCTCCTGCTGGAGGCTAACCCAAGGGgttccatggagctgctgctgctgagggcgCTGGCACGGGTGCTCTCGGGGACACAGGCTGGCACGGGGATCGTGGATTATGTCCAAGCCTTTGTGCTGCACCAAACTGAGGCGGCAGCCTACGTGTGCCGCAGGCAAAGGGAGCACCTGCCCCAGGTCGTCCAGGCTTTCTCCGACCATCTCTCCACGTGCCAGGAGGGAAGCCCAGGCTGCAGGTCCTCGGAGCAGTGGCTGGGAGAGTGCTACAGCTTCCTGGCTGCGGTGGCACCGGGGCACGCCTGGGTGTGCAGGGCACGGGCAGCCCACCTCCGAAAAACAGGAGAGTTTCAGGAGTGTGTGGCTGTTTGCACCAAGGCCCTTGAGGGATTCTCAGCTGAGAATCTCAGAGGTGAGGACattctggctctgctcctggaacGAGCTGCTGGGTATTTCTTCCTGGGAGGATGCACGCAGGAAATGATGCAGGATTTAGCAGCAGCCTTTGCAGCAGACCCTGCCCAGGCAATGAAATGCTTTGAAGAGCTTTTCTCACCCTGTGATGTGGAGAAGGTCGAGGAGCaggccagagctgccctggaggGGAGGTTTGCAGCGTACAGGGAGGCTGTGCGTGCTCGGGCTGAGCTCAGGGGCACCTGTGGcactgagctgctccctcctgtcaTCCAGAcaatccagctgctcctgcacatcTGCCCAGGGTCCAGCCGGGAGCTCAGTGTCCGACTGGCAGACTGCCacctcctgcagggacaccccgGGGCCGCCCTGGACCtgtgtgagcagctgctggcagcagagcagagcacttACCACAACACCCTGCTGGCACTGCGAGGCTTCTGCTCCCTCCACTCCCAGGACcaccacagagccctgcaggactTCCAGAGGGTCATCGAGCACGAGTCcccacatcccagcagctgcatcaAAGCCCTGTGTGGGCGTGGGCTGATCCGCATTTCTGGTGGCAGCAGTTACTTGACAGCCCTGGATTATATCACAGCTTGCCAGTTAAAGCTGGATGAAACCATCTTCACCATCAAGTCCTACGTGCCATGGAACCAGAGGGGATTGCTGCTGAAGATCCTCCAGGAGGAAGGACAGATGATGCTCCAGAAGAAGAG agATGCCCCTGGGGTTTTCCAGCTGGCTTCTCTCTTGGTGGAGCTGGACAGCTCTGATGAGGCATCCCAGATCCTGTGTGCTGACGCCCTGTACCAGATGGGCCGTGGGGAAGAAGCCCACAAGATGCTGTCCCTGGCCCTCTCCAGAAACCCCCAGAGGGCTCCTGTGCTGgccaggctggccctgctgcagctcaagAGAGGCTTTGTGTACGATGGCAACCAG CTGCTGAGGAGACTGATCAGAATTGGAGattcctcctgcctcctgccagtCCTGGCCATTTTCCAGGACGAGGACcgaaagctgctgcagagccactgcCGCTGGCGAGCCCTGGCCATCCTGAAGGGCAAACAGGAGGCTGCTGCCATCAAAGAGGCCATTGCCCACCTGTCCTTTGCCATCCTTGCTGCAG GTGGTTATGCTGAGGATTGCCTCCTCACCAGGGCCCGATGCTATGGGCGCCTTGGGCAGATGAAAACTGCAATTTTTGACTTTAATGCTGTCCTGAAGGAGGATCCCAGGAATGTGCAAGCTCTGAGTGGCCGAGGCTTTGTTCACCTCtctctgaagcagcagaag GAGGCAGTGCAAGACCTGATCTCAGCACTGAAGGTGGAGGCAGGAGCAGTGATCCCAGCAATCCTGTCCTTGAAGCCTGAAGCCCAAGGGTTGGTCACTGGGTGGCTCCTCCAGCATGGCAGGGCCACTCTCAGCGAGCTGGTGGCCACCAAAGATGTCCCAGGAGAAGAAACCCTCAGGGACCTTCTCACGATGGCAAAAGCACTGACCAAAATCCGCAGGGCTGCACAACATCACATCTTCTACACTGATGTTTTGATGGCAAACG GAAGGCACCAAGAGGCCCTCAAGCACCTGCAGGAAGCCTTTGGCCACTGTCCTCCTGAGGACTTTGCCAGGGCTCGCTTGGccgtgctgcagctgcagagcaggaacgtggcaggagcagctgccccgCTCAGTGCCCTGGCCAGGAGAGATGAGAATGACTTGGCCTTTCTCCTGAACTTTGTAGACACCAAGCAACAGCAGCACCTCGCTCAG gcagcagcccaggaagggAAGGTGCTGATGAAGGGCCATGACCACCAGCAGGCTCTGGGCtaccacagcctggctgtgctggccagcagggccagccccaggtACCTGCGGcgcagagctgcctgcctgatgcacctgaaaaaatatgaaaaagctCTGAAAGACATGGAAATAGTGATCCAAGGGCATGGCTGTAACAGCCCAAAAACACAGGCCGGGGACCACTGCTGCCAgggcttcctgctgctggccctggctcgggaggaggcagcagtgcagcactACATGCAGGCCCTGCAGCTGGATGagcccctggccctgggcaccATCACTGAGTGCCCCGGCAGGGAATCTTTAACCAAAGTTTTTCACAAAATTGCACAGTATAACTTTGAAAAGCAGCGTTACGAAGAGGCCTGGAAAATCACAGACTATGGGCTTAAAATTGATAAAAGTTCTGAGCTCCAGAAGCTGAAAGCAAGACTCAAAAGAGAGGCATCGAGCTGCAGCATACATTGA